A stretch of Actinomycetes bacterium DNA encodes these proteins:
- a CDS encoding glycosyltransferase family 4 protein, which yields MTQQTASGARAQVYVEVTTTLAARFTAGYERLVRNVLAGLDDPDAPVEVVPVVAKGRNGHRRLTDSEREQLAHHPAGGSNSRRADRFGPLSPLVRATVGLRVVGRARAAAANQRRRLMTSPSVRALDLGILPMGSVWLDLEPAWNDPDPRPELLARLQAEGIHSAVLVADVMPEIHPDWFDGHQREVFGDWLQAHLEHSGLFLCISHNTEADLREVARRRGIARELPTVVVPLGADLPDATPEPVHMPPEVGRYMLVVGTLEPRKNQKLVLDAFDRLRLRHEDLGLVLVGRQGWMVDELAESIRTHPDFGGRLVWPDAVSDGQLAWLYRHAFLTVAPSRYEGLGVPVMEALGYGSPTISSTGGALSEAGGDHVETIDPDDLDGLCVAIERHLMDDDHHNDLQQKASTYVAPRWDDTAVVVGAALQRLATEPPPMPGRMTGGSA from the coding sequence TTGACACAGCAGACGGCGAGCGGAGCACGTGCGCAGGTGTACGTGGAGGTGACCACGACGCTGGCCGCCCGTTTCACCGCGGGCTACGAGCGACTCGTGCGGAACGTGCTCGCAGGACTCGACGACCCCGATGCGCCGGTCGAGGTGGTGCCGGTGGTGGCCAAGGGCCGCAACGGGCACCGGAGGCTGACCGACAGCGAGCGCGAGCAGCTCGCCCACCACCCTGCAGGTGGCTCCAATTCCCGGCGCGCCGACCGCTTCGGGCCCCTGTCCCCGCTCGTGAGGGCCACTGTGGGCCTGCGTGTCGTGGGTCGTGCCCGTGCCGCTGCAGCCAACCAACGGCGCCGACTGATGACATCGCCGTCCGTGCGAGCACTCGATCTCGGGATACTGCCGATGGGCTCGGTGTGGCTCGACCTGGAGCCCGCATGGAATGACCCCGACCCGCGTCCGGAACTGCTCGCGCGGCTGCAGGCCGAGGGCATCCACTCGGCGGTCCTGGTGGCCGATGTGATGCCCGAGATACATCCCGACTGGTTCGACGGCCACCAGCGCGAGGTGTTCGGCGACTGGCTGCAGGCACACCTCGAGCACAGCGGTCTGTTCCTCTGCATCTCGCACAACACCGAGGCCGATCTTCGGGAAGTGGCCCGGCGCCGCGGCATCGCCCGTGAGCTGCCCACCGTTGTTGTGCCACTGGGTGCCGACCTGCCCGACGCGACGCCAGAGCCGGTGCACATGCCACCCGAGGTGGGCCGCTACATGCTCGTCGTGGGCACACTCGAGCCACGCAAGAACCAGAAGCTGGTACTCGATGCCTTCGACCGGCTGCGCCTGCGCCACGAAGACCTCGGACTCGTGCTCGTGGGACGTCAGGGCTGGATGGTCGACGAGCTGGCCGAGTCGATCCGCACCCACCCGGACTTCGGTGGGCGGCTGGTGTGGCCCGATGCGGTCTCCGACGGTCAGCTCGCCTGGCTGTACCGCCACGCGTTCCTGACTGTTGCGCCGTCGCGCTACGAGGGACTCGGCGTGCCCGTGATGGAAGCACTCGGATACGGAAGCCCGACGATCAGCTCGACCGGCGGCGCCCTCTCGGAGGCCGGCGGCGACCACGTGGAGACGATCGACCCCGATGACCTCGACGGCCTGTGTGTGGCCATCGAACGGCACTTGATGGACGACGACCACCACAACGACCTTCAGCAGAAGGCCTCCACGTACGTGGCGCCCCGTTGGGACGACACCGCCGTCGTGGTCGGCGCGGCACTGCAGCGGCTGGCTACTGAACCGCCCCCGATGCCCGGGCGCATGACAGGCGGATCGGCTTGA
- a CDS encoding glycosyltransferase family 4 protein, whose translation MIRTAAIVAPSPVPLRPGGAERHWETLRASLEDAGIAADLVKLPVREHTLVDLVDGYEAFRLLDLSHVDLVITGKYPAWMVQHPNHVVWMLHPLRGLYDTFNPAAHEAERLPEIEELDLLAGVVSEGASWTDPLDVIDLVREAADRLGPSATDPFGPLVLPSRLAASVVRMLDAWALNPARVKRHFAISDIVASRPGYFPAGLHPEVIVPPSCLPQPTSTAPGAGLLSVGRLDGPKRVDLVIDAFKRVADPSATLTICGDGPQRQELEQRAASDDRIRFRGRVNDAQLAEAYADCAAVVVPPLHEDFGYVAIEAMQAGRAVITTNDSGGPAGLATDDVDALVVEPEPEALAEAMSALVADPARAAALGEAGSATAARHSWPEAIKELIAPAAPVKLPPGRRGRLVAVSTYPIADWPGGGPERARNLLGGLSDDGWDVHVVAIAPHGRGHESTVADGLSEVTVEPSARHGAAERRLRRLTANVAITDIAASVLWTSTPELVQALGSALRGADAAVAVQPYLAPAVLELAPGLPLILDDHNHERSLKAQMLPDDEAGQWMLDRVAEAEGAAATRAVLVVTTTAEDARSLEADHGLGPGRTVVVPNGVASDDVAFTDALARADNAAGLRVSLDAPESARIALFVGSAHGPNVDAAREILQIAPQFGDVVFALAGEHSDQLDSHEAPDNVRLLGAVTDERLGELLGGADVALNPMRTGGGSNLKVLTYFAAGLPVLSTPTGLRGIADPDNVAMMATVDRFAPALRTILAESHRGDTDGRVKAARELVENEFDWSVIAKNFSALVGDAIAQREGVD comes from the coding sequence GTGATCCGCACCGCTGCCATCGTGGCTCCGAGCCCGGTTCCGTTGCGCCCGGGGGGCGCCGAACGGCACTGGGAAACGCTGCGCGCCTCACTGGAGGACGCCGGCATCGCCGCCGACCTCGTGAAACTCCCGGTGCGCGAACACACCTTGGTCGACCTGGTCGACGGCTACGAGGCGTTCCGCCTGCTCGACCTGTCGCACGTGGATCTCGTGATCACCGGCAAGTACCCGGCCTGGATGGTGCAGCACCCCAATCATGTGGTCTGGATGCTGCACCCGCTGCGCGGCCTCTACGACACGTTCAATCCGGCGGCACATGAGGCCGAGCGGCTGCCCGAGATCGAGGAACTGGACCTGCTGGCGGGCGTTGTGTCCGAAGGAGCCAGCTGGACCGACCCCCTCGATGTGATCGACCTGGTCCGCGAGGCCGCCGACCGTCTCGGCCCATCGGCAACCGACCCCTTCGGTCCGCTGGTGTTGCCCTCCCGGCTGGCGGCATCAGTGGTGAGGATGCTGGACGCATGGGCGCTCAACCCGGCGCGGGTGAAGCGCCACTTCGCCATCTCGGACATCGTCGCCTCGCGCCCCGGCTACTTCCCTGCGGGATTGCACCCCGAGGTGATAGTGCCGCCGTCCTGCCTGCCCCAACCGACGAGCACCGCTCCCGGTGCGGGCCTGCTGTCGGTCGGGCGACTCGATGGGCCCAAGCGCGTCGATCTGGTCATCGACGCCTTCAAGCGCGTGGCCGACCCGTCCGCAACGCTCACGATCTGCGGCGACGGACCCCAGCGCCAGGAACTCGAACAACGCGCAGCATCCGACGACCGCATCCGATTCCGCGGCCGCGTCAACGACGCACAGCTCGCCGAGGCCTACGCGGATTGTGCAGCCGTCGTGGTGCCACCCCTGCACGAGGACTTCGGATACGTGGCCATCGAGGCCATGCAGGCTGGGCGTGCCGTCATCACCACCAACGACTCGGGCGGGCCTGCCGGTCTCGCCACCGACGATGTCGACGCCCTCGTGGTAGAACCCGAGCCGGAAGCTCTGGCCGAGGCCATGTCGGCACTCGTGGCGGACCCAGCCCGGGCTGCCGCGCTCGGCGAGGCGGGTTCTGCCACGGCTGCGCGCCATTCCTGGCCCGAAGCGATCAAGGAACTGATCGCGCCTGCAGCGCCGGTGAAGCTGCCCCCGGGGCGGCGCGGGCGGCTCGTTGCGGTCAGCACCTACCCGATCGCCGACTGGCCGGGCGGCGGGCCCGAACGCGCGCGCAACCTACTCGGCGGCCTCTCCGACGATGGCTGGGACGTGCACGTGGTCGCGATCGCGCCCCACGGCCGGGGCCACGAATCGACAGTCGCCGACGGCCTCTCCGAAGTCACCGTGGAGCCGTCGGCACGCCATGGCGCCGCCGAGCGGCGGCTGCGCCGCCTCACCGCCAATGTTGCGATCACCGACATCGCCGCTTCGGTGCTGTGGACCAGCACTCCGGAACTGGTGCAAGCCCTCGGATCGGCCCTGCGGGGTGCGGACGCCGCGGTGGCCGTGCAGCCGTACCTGGCACCAGCTGTACTGGAACTGGCGCCGGGCCTGCCACTGATCCTGGACGACCACAACCACGAGCGCTCCCTGAAGGCACAGATGCTGCCCGACGACGAGGCGGGCCAATGGATGCTGGACCGGGTGGCCGAAGCCGAGGGAGCCGCTGCCACGCGGGCGGTCCTCGTGGTGACAACCACCGCAGAGGACGCCCGATCACTCGAAGCCGACCACGGTCTCGGGCCTGGCCGCACCGTTGTCGTTCCCAACGGAGTGGCCTCCGACGACGTGGCGTTCACCGATGCCCTCGCACGAGCAGACAACGCTGCGGGCCTGCGGGTGTCGCTCGATGCCCCGGAGTCCGCGAGGATCGCCCTCTTCGTCGGTTCGGCACATGGACCCAACGTCGACGCCGCCCGAGAGATCCTGCAGATCGCGCCGCAGTTCGGCGACGTGGTGTTCGCCCTTGCCGGTGAGCACAGCGACCAACTCGACAGCCACGAGGCGCCCGACAACGTGCGCCTTCTGGGAGCGGTCACCGACGAGCGGCTCGGCGAGTTGTTGGGCGGTGCCGACGTGGCACTCAACCCGATGCGAACCGGTGGTGGGTCCAACCTGAAGGTCCTCACCTACTTCGCGGCCGGACTCCCGGTGCTGTCCACCCCCACCGGCCTTCGTGGCATCGCCGATCCTGACAACGTCGCCATGATGGCCACGGTCGACCGTTTCGCGCCCGCGTTGCGGACGATTCTGGCCGAGTCGCATCGGGGAGACACGGATGGCAGGGTGAAGGCAGCCCGCGAGTTGGTGGAGAACGAGTTCGACTGGTCCGTCATCGCGAAGAACTTCTCGGCTCTCGTGGGCGATGCGATCGCACAGCGAGAGGGCGTGGATTGA
- a CDS encoding aminotransferase class I/II-fold pyridoxal phosphate-dependent enzyme has protein sequence MVAPRASQRSTRMSAFEVMDIVSAARERDRAGVSPATCHLEVGQPSAPAPAPVLDAAREALGGPLGYSDAIGTAELRDAISRFYSQRYGVAVGSERIAVTSGASAGFVLLLLAMCDPGDRVAVFEPGYPCYANIADALGVEVTTIHLDASTSYRPTVELLDAAVRGPLNALIVASPSNPTGTALDEAALAELGSWCSANDTTLVVDEIYHGTSTTRLTTAAAGTDAVVVQSFSKYFCMTGWRLGWMVLPNSLVRSVERLSQNLYLSPNALSQSAAVAAFGATDELDSHAGSYAANRSVLIDALVSAGVADIAPADGAFYVWADLGGWGESSTLCNAWLGDIGVAATPGTDFDSQRGGRFVRFSVAGDGAEITEAAQRLGEWLGAHGDRAAS, from the coding sequence ATGGTCGCGCCCCGTGCCTCACAACGCTCGACGCGGATGTCCGCGTTCGAGGTGATGGACATAGTGAGCGCCGCGCGCGAGCGCGACCGCGCGGGGGTGTCTCCCGCGACTTGCCACCTGGAGGTCGGCCAGCCCTCGGCGCCCGCTCCTGCCCCGGTGCTCGATGCCGCCCGGGAAGCTCTCGGCGGACCACTGGGCTACTCAGATGCCATTGGCACCGCCGAGCTGCGCGATGCGATCTCGCGGTTCTACTCGCAGCGCTACGGCGTGGCCGTGGGCTCCGAACGCATCGCTGTGACCAGCGGAGCGTCCGCCGGCTTCGTGCTGTTGCTGCTGGCGATGTGCGATCCCGGCGACAGGGTGGCGGTCTTCGAGCCCGGGTACCCGTGCTACGCCAACATCGCGGACGCCCTCGGCGTCGAGGTCACAACCATCCATCTCGACGCCTCCACCAGCTACAGGCCCACGGTCGAACTACTCGACGCCGCGGTCCGCGGCCCGCTCAACGCCCTCATCGTGGCGAGTCCGTCGAACCCCACCGGCACTGCGCTCGACGAAGCGGCCCTCGCAGAGCTCGGCAGCTGGTGCTCTGCCAATGACACGACGCTGGTGGTCGACGAGATCTACCACGGCACGAGCACCACCCGGCTCACCACCGCCGCCGCCGGAACCGATGCCGTGGTCGTGCAGAGCTTCTCCAAGTACTTCTGCATGACCGGTTGGAGGCTCGGCTGGATGGTGCTTCCGAACAGCCTGGTCAGGTCGGTGGAACGCCTGTCGCAGAACCTGTACCTGAGCCCCAACGCGCTGTCCCAGAGCGCGGCGGTTGCAGCGTTCGGCGCAACCGACGAACTTGATTCCCATGCGGGTTCCTACGCCGCCAACCGCAGCGTGCTGATAGACGCCCTGGTCTCTGCGGGAGTGGCCGACATCGCCCCCGCCGACGGCGCCTTCTACGTGTGGGCGGACCTCGGCGGCTGGGGTGAATCGAGCACCCTGTGCAATGCGTGGCTCGGCGACATAGGTGTGGCAGCCACGCCTGGCACCGACTTCGACTCACAGCGCGGCGGGCGCTTCGTTCGGTTCTCCGTCGCCGGTGACGGCGCAGAGATCACCGAGGCCGCGCAGCGCCTGGGCGAATGGCTTGGCGCACACGGCGACCGGGCAGCCTCATGA